Proteins from a genomic interval of Drosophila willistoni isolate 14030-0811.24 chromosome 2L unlocalized genomic scaffold, UCI_dwil_1.1 Seg139, whole genome shotgun sequence:
- the LOC6638402 gene encoding trypsin-4 yields the protein MYHLQFVLMLVLLICRSKGLNITQEQKDKDGRIVGGWETTINYFPHQISLQIGTRHACGGAIVAPTLVLTAAHCVLEYHRPEQYVIRAGSSEWATGGSYIHIRRIIPHSQFQEPTPMNNDIALIQLATPLVYSENIQPIALATKQDKIAFASQLFVSGWGSKTLTQIQPEKRLRYTALKQQDQTQCKHNYQGAGTVTPTMLCAGSPFGGRDSCQGDSGGPLITSVNGQLKLFGIVSWSLGCAHALYPGVYTRVTEYTDWLAETLNELN from the coding sequence ATGTATCATTTACAATTTGTCCTAATGCTGGTTTTGCTCATTTGCAGGAGCAAAGGATTGAACATTACCCAGGAGCAGAAGGATAAAGATGGTCGCATTGTTGGCGGTTGGGAGACAACCATTAATTATTTTCCTCATCAGATCTCCCTGCAGATAGGCACACGACATGCCTGTGGTGGTGCCATCGTGGCTCCTACACTCGTCCTTACCGCTGCCCATTGTGTCCTGGAGTACCATAGACCGGAACAATATGTCATACGAGCAGGATCCAGCGAATGGGCCACTGGTGGCAGTTATATTCACATTCGTCGCATCATACCACATTCCCAGTTCCAGGAACCGACACCCATGAACAATGACATTGCCCTGATTCAATTAGCGACTCCTCTGGTCTATAGTGAAAATATACAACCCATTGCTCTGGCCACCAAACAGGATAAGATTGCCTTCGCATCGCAACTCTTTGTCAGTGGTTGGGGATCGAAGACTCTCACGCAAATTCAACCAGAGAAGCGTCTACGTTACACGGCCCTAAAGCAACAGGATCAGACTCAATGTAAACACAACTATCAAGGAGCTGGCACTGTCACGCCCACAATGTTATGTGCCGGCAGTCCATTTGGCGGACGAGACAGTTGTCAAGGCGATTCGGGTGGTCCTTTGATCACAAGTGTAAATGGACAACTGAAACTCTTTGGCATCGTGTCATGGAGTCTGGGCTGTGCCCATGCCCTCTATCCGGGTGTCTATACAAGAGTGACTGAATACACGGATTGGTTGGCCGAAACACTCAACGAGCTCAATTAG
- the LOC6638399 gene encoding cuticle protein 16.8: protein MKQSIILVVCLFALVQARPDVSHLVKSTPEPHVPANPYVFSYQAGRAPGHVDRQHTEVSDGSGVIRGAFSYVDPKNQVRTVQYVADENGFHPQLSHQLEDSAAVKAAKRKHFETYNRIAQEHASQTPGQVALAAAPHTSAAVAYATKKHLSAFERIAAEHAAIGAQQEAQRLALAAQSPHGEVEDGQYHP, encoded by the exons ATGAAGCAGTCAATTATCTTG GTCGTTTGTCTGTTTGCTTTGGTGCAAGCCAGACCAGATGTTTCCCATTTGGTGAAAAGTACTCCCGAACCTCATGTTCCAGCTAATCCGTATGTCTTTAGCTATCAGGCTGGACGTGCTCCCGGTCATGTAGATCGTCAGCATACTGAGGTATCAGATGGTTCGGGTGTTATACGTGGAGCATTCTCCTATGTGGATCCCAAGAATCAGGTGCGCACCGTTCAATATGTGGCCGATGAGAATGGTTTCCATCCTCAGTTGAGTCATCAGTTGGAAGACAGTGCTGCTGTTAAGGCAGCTAAGCGTAAACATTTTGAGACCTACAATCGCATTGCGCAAGAGCATGCCAGTCAAACGCCAGGCCAAGTT gcACTTGCAGCAGCACCACATACCAGTGCCGCAGTTGCTTATGCCACAAAGAAGCATTTGAGTGCATTTGAACGCATTGCAGCTGAACATGCTGCCATTGGAGCTCAACAGGAGGCACAACGTTTGGCCTTGGCTGCCCAATCACCTCATGGTGAGGTCGAGGATGGACAATATCATCCTTAA
- the LOC6638398 gene encoding trypsin-4 yields the protein MYHLQFGLILVLLICTSKGLNITQEQKDKDGRIVGGWETTINYFPHQISLQIGTRHACGGAIVAPTLVLTAAHCVLEYHRPEQYVIRAGSSEWSTGGSYIHIRRIIPHSQFQEPTPMNNDIALIQLATPLVYSENIQPIALATKQDKIAFASQLFVSGWGSKTLTQIQPEKRLRYTALKQQDQTQCKHNYQGAGTVTPTMLCAGSPFGGRDSCQGDSGGPLITSVNGQLKLFGIVSWGLGCAHALYPGVYTRVTEYTDWLAETLNELN from the coding sequence ATGTATCACTTACAATTTGGCCTAATTCTGGTTTTGCTCATTTGCACGAGCAAAGGATTGAACATCACCCAGGAGCAGAAGGATAAAGATGGTCGCATTGTTGGCGGTTGGGAGACAACCATTAATTATTTTCCCCATCAGATCTCCCTGCAGATAGGCACACGACATGCctgtggtggtgctatcgtgGCTCCTACTCTCGTCCTTACCGCTGCCCATTGTGTCCTGGAGTACCATAGACCGGAACAATATGTCATACGAGCAGGATCCAGCGAATGGTCCACTGGTGGCAGTTATATACACATTCGTCGCATCATACCACATTCCCAGTTCCAGGAACCGACACCCATGAACAATGACATTGCCCTGATTCAATTGGCGACACCTCTGGTCTATAGTGAAAATATACAACCCATTGCTCTGGCCACCAAACAGGATAAGATTGCCTTCGCATCGCAACTCTTTGTCAGTGGTTGGGGATCGAAGACTCTCACGCAAATTCAACCAGAGAAGCGTCTACGTTACACGGCCCTAAAGCAACAGGATCAGACTCAATGTAAACACAACTATCAAGGAGCTGGCACTGTCACGCCCACAATGTTATGTGCCGGCAGTCCATTTGGCGGACGAGACAGTTGTCAAGGCGATTCGGGTGGTCCTTTGATCACAAGTGTAAATGGACAACTGAAACTCTTTGGCATCGTGTCATGGGGTCTGGGCTGTGCCCATGCCCTCTATCCGGGTGTCTATACAAGAGTGACTGAATACACGGATTGGTTGGCCGAAACACTCAACGAGCTCAATTAG
- the LOC6638452 gene encoding cuticle protein 16.8, producing the protein MQISSSDFKTSFVCFEKLCLTHLKKLRPVFWGGLYNERFVRASSNSVTKRKLSYEAVIILVVCLFALVQARPDVSHLVKSTPEPHVPANPYVFSYQAGRAPGHVDRQHTEVSDGSGVIRGAFSYVDPKNQVRTVQYVADENGFHPQLSHQLEDSAAVKAAKRKHFETYNRIAQEHASQTPGQVALAAAPHTSAAVAYATKKHLSAFERIAAEHAAIGAQQEAQRLALAAQSPHGEVEDGQYHP; encoded by the exons atgcaaatttcaAGTTCAGATTTT aaaacaagttTTGTATGTTTCGAAAAGCTTTGTTTGACGCATCTCAAAAAGCTAAGACCAGTTTTTTGGGGGGGACTATACAACGAGCGATTTGTTCGAGCTTCTTCGAATTCAGTTACCAAACGTAAGTTAAGCTATGAAGCAGTAATTATCTTG GTCGTTTGTCTATTTGCTTTGGTGCAAGCCAGACCAGATGTTTCCCATTTGGTGAAAAGTACACCCGAACCTCATGTTCCAGCTAATCCGTATGTCTTTAGCTATCAGGCTGGACGTGCACCGGGTCATGTAGATCGTCAGCATACTGAGGTATCAGATGGTTCGGGTGTTATACGTGGAGCATTCTCCTATGTGGATCCCAAGAATCAGGTGCGCACCGTTCAATATGTGGCCGATGAGAATGGTTTCCATCCTCAGTTGAGTCATCAGTTGGAAGACAGTGCTGCTGTTAAGGCAGCTAAGCGTAAACATTTTGAGACCTACAATCGCATTGCGCAAGAGCATGCCAGTCAAACGCCAGGCCAAGTT gcACTTGCAGCAGCACCACATACCAGTGCCGCAGTTGCTTATGCCACAAAGAAGCATTTGAGTGCATTTGAACGCATTGCAGCTGAACATGCTGCCATTGGAGCTCAACAGGAGGCACAACGTTTGGCCTTGGCTGCCCAATCACCTCATGGTGAGGTCGAGGATGGACAATATCATCCTTAA
- the LOC6638375 gene encoding LOW QUALITY PROTEIN: lysozyme P (The sequence of the model RefSeq protein was modified relative to this genomic sequence to represent the inferred CDS: substituted 1 base at 1 genomic stop codon) — protein MLWISLSAFLLLLLSWNSHARLVGRCSLVRQLYRYGVPYHELSDWMCLVEGESSFNSKAINPSNVDGSVDXGLFQINDRYWCKPADGRPSTDLCRLPCRLLLSDDIRYSIACAKYIRKQQGFSAWVAWNNRCQGVKPNVNHCFRRRYRNSG, from the coding sequence ATGTTGTGGATTTCATTGTCCGCGTTTCTATTACTATTGCTATCATGGAATTCGCATGCTCGTCTAGTGGGCAGATGCAGTTTGGTTCGTCAGCTTTATCGCTATGGTGTTCCCTATCATGAGCTATCGGATTGGATGTGCCTGGTTGAGGGTGAAAGTTCATTCAACAGTAAAGCCATTAATCCCTCAAATGTCGATGGTTCGGTGGATTAAGGTTTGTTCCAGATTAACGATAGATATTGGTGCAAACCCGCCGATGGACGTCCCTCAACGGATCTGTGTCGTTTGCCGTGTAGGTTGCTCTTAAGTGATGATATAAGATATTCCATTGCCTGTGCAAAGTATATAAGAAAACAACAAGGTTTCTCCGCTTGGGTGGCCTGGAATAACCGTTGTCAGGGTGTGAAACCAAATGTTAATCACTGTTTCAGAAGGCGTTACCGTAACTctggttaa
- the LOC6638455 gene encoding gram-negative bacteria-binding protein 3, whose translation MSWAYEVPNARVQKLSPNGFEVSIPDDSGISLFAFHGKLNEKMNGLEAGTWSQDITRSEGGHWTFRNTNTPLKGGDTLYFWTYVLKDGIGYRQDNGVYVF comes from the coding sequence ATGAGCTGGGCCTATGAGGTGCCCAATGCCAGGGTCCAGAAGCTGAGTCCCAACGGATTTGAGGTATCGATACCAGATGATTCGGGTATCTCACTATTCGCTTTCCATGGCAAATTGAATGAGAAAATGAATGGTTTGGAGGCTGGAACTTGGTCACAGGATATAACCAGATCCGAGGGAGGACACTGGACTTTCAGGAACACAAATACTCCTTTGAAAGGCGGTGATACCTTATACTTTTGGACCTATGTCCTAAAGGATGGCATTGGCTATCGTCAGGATAATGGCGTCTATGTATTTTAA
- the LOC124459825 gene encoding uncharacterized protein LOC124459825 gives MITVCLFLDQITDTLTDDEVDAIPGNASSSDIAPNKRCYARDLLKPYLGDNGKIDLKRLVNNFQNPDSIKMLQCKEKYDNVIDAADCDYSVYILQCLISE, from the exons ATG ATCACAGTTTGCCTTTTCTTGGATCAAATTACGGATACTTTAACTGATGACGAAGTGGATGCCATTCCGGGAAATGCCTCATCGTCTGATATAGCACCAAATAAAAGATGTTATGCGAGAGATTTGCTAAAGCCCTATTTGGGTGACAATGGTAAAATCGATCTTAAACGTTTGGTTAACAATTTCCAGAATCCTGATTCCATTAAAATGCTGCAGTGTAAAGAGAAATACGATAATGTGATCGATGCAGCTGATTGTGATTATTCAGTTTATATATTGCAATGCCTCATTTCGgagtaa
- the LOC6638454 gene encoding gram-negative bacteria-binding protein 3, with translation MSWAYEVPNARVQKLSPNGFEVSIPDDSGISLFAFHGKLNEKMNGLEAGTWSQDITRSEGGRWTFRNTNTPLKGGDTLYFWTYVLKDGIGYRQDNGVYVFP, from the coding sequence ATGAGCTGGGCCTATGAGGTGCCCAATGCCAGGGTCCAGAAGCTGAGTCCCAACGGATTTGAGGTATCGATACCAGATGATTCGGGTATCTCACTATTCGCTTTCCATGGCAAATTGAATGAGAAAATGAATGGTTTGGAGGCTGGAACTTGGTCACAGGATATAACCAGATCCGAGGGAGGACGCTGGACTTTCAGGAACACAAATACTCCTTTGAAAGGCGGTGATACTTTATACTTTTGGACCTATGTCCTTAAGGATGGCATTGGCTATCGTCAGGATAATGGAGTCTATGTGTTTCCCTAA
- the LOC26528998 gene encoding uncharacterized protein LOC26528998 — protein MKLFYLLIVSILMFNFCRCIDKEQFDACKTRLKISEEELDSIPRNASIGDLSTNYRCFVKCLNEPYFGKDGKIDPKLIDNEDLRAKYVTCKNQYDNVEDVTGCDYGAYIQMCVYQE, from the exons atgaAGCTTTTTTATTTGCTGATTGTATCAATTCTGATG TTTAACTTTTGCCGCTGCATAGATAAGGAACAATTCGATGCTTGTAAGACGAGACTGAAAATATCCGAAGAGGAACTGGATTCAATTCCAAGAAACGCCTCAATTGGCGATCTGTCCACGAATTATAGATGCTTTGTTAAGTGTCTGAACGAGCCCTATTTTGGTAAGGACGGCAAAATCGATCCGAAATTGATTGATAATGAAGATCTAAGAGCCAAATATGTCACTTGCAAAAATCAATATGACAACGTTGAAGATGTAACTGGATGCGATTATGGAGCTTACATACAAATGTGTGTCTATCAAGagtaa
- the LOC6638376 gene encoding uncharacterized protein LOC6638376, whose product MASASSSSARHLFDDSKKRLCARVGINVNNLGSVARQVVRSSKTNEIMHQTLKNFTQVDVVSDYSHQNLQKMSLILQHVGYQYDVMEDSVNHLDYLKEQVTAMER is encoded by the exons ATGGCTTCAGCTTCGAGTTCAAGTGCCCGTCATCTGTTTGATGATTCGAAAAAACGTTTGTGTGCCCGTGTGGGAATAAATGTCAATAATTTGG GTTCGGTTGCACGTCAAGTGGTTAGAAGCTCCAAGACAAATGAG aTTATGCATCAAACATTGAAGAATTTCACTCAAGTGGATGTGGTTTCGGATTATAGTCATCAGAATTTGCAGAAAATGTCGTTGATATTGCAGCATGTTGGCTATCAATATGATGTTATGGAGGATAGTGTCAATCATTTGGATTATCTCAAGGAGCAAGTAACGGCCATGGAAAGATGA
- the LOC6638400 gene encoding uncharacterized protein LOC6638400 — protein MKLFYLLIVSILMFNFCRCTDNEHFEACKKNLKISEAELDSIPRKVSIGDLSTNYRCFAKCLNEPYFGKDGKIDPKLIDNEDLRAKYVTCKNQYDNVEDVTGCDYGAYIQMCVYQE, from the exons atgaAGCTTTTTTATTTGCTGATTGTATCAATTCTGATG TTTAACTTTTGCCGCTGCACAGATAACGAACACTTCGAAGCATGTAAGAAGAATCTGAAGATATCCGAAGCGGAACTGGATTCAATTCCAAGAAAGGTCTCAATTGGCGATCTGTCCACGAATTATAGATGCTTTGCAAAGTGTCTGAACGAGCCCTATTTTGGTAAGGACGGCAAAATCGATCCGAAATTGATTGATAATGAAGATCTAAGAGCCAAATATGTCACTTGCAAAAATCAATATGACAACGTTGAAGATGTAACTGGATGCGATTATGGAGCTTACATACAAATGTGTGTCTATCAAGagtaa
- the LOC6638401 gene encoding uncharacterized protein LOC6638401: MASASSSSARHLFDDSKKRLCARVGINVNNLGSVARQVVRSSKTNEIMHQTLKNFTQVDVVSDYSHQNLQKMSLILQHVGYQYDVMEDSVNHLDYLKEQVTAMER, translated from the exons ATGGCTTCAGCTTCGAGTTCAAGTGCCCGTCATCTGTTTGATGATTCGAAAAAACGTTTGTGTGCCCGTGTGGGAATAAATGTCAATAATTTGG GTTCGGTTGCACGTCAAGTGGTTAGAAGCTCCAAGACAAATGAG aTTATGCATCAAACATTGAAGAATTTCACTCAAGTGGATGTGGTTTCGGATTATAGTCATCAGAATTTGCAGAAAATGTCGTTAATATTGCAACATGTTGGCTATCAATACGATGTTATGGAGGATAGTGTCAATCATTTGGATTATCTCAAGGAGCAAGTAACGGCCATGGAAAGATGA
- the LOC6638453 gene encoding general odorant-binding protein 57e, which translates to MFRVLSILSALLLIVTLTKGDHSAFKAVAESCRTEQQITEVEHMSLENWQPNMSAATVDRRLKCYLDCVLQGMEVMDATGQLDLDKYMAYGIVDESMRNGVSACRLGQAGLSDPCEYAFGIYNCVMALRN; encoded by the exons ATGTTTCGAGTTCTAAGCATTTTGTCAGCTCTCTTGCTCATTGTTACCCTAACTAAG gGTGATCATTCAGCCTTTAAGGCTGTGGCTGAAAGTTGTCGCACCGAGCAGCAAATAACAGAAGTCGAACATATGTCCTTAGAAAATTGGCAACCGAATATGTCAGCAGCCACCGTCGATCGACGTCTCAAATGCTATCTTGATTGCGTGCTACAGGGTATGGAGGTAATGGATGCCACTGGACAATTGGATCTGGATAAATACATGGCTTACGGAATTGTGGATGAATCAATGCGCAATGGTGTTTCAGCATGTCGCTTAGGTCAGGCTGGTCTATCGGATCCCTGTGAATATGCGTTTGGCATCTACAATTGTGTAATGGCTTTGAGAAATTAA